In Sphingomonas sp. M1-B02, the sequence GGCCGTTGATCGTCGGGCTGACCACCAGCGCCGATCGGCTGGTGCAGATTCGCCGCAACCGGCTGCTGTCGCTCAACCAGAGCCCCGAGACTGCTTATGTCGACCAGGATTCGGTCCAGCGCGAGATCGCCTTCGCGCGCCGCATGTTTGCCGACAATGGCTGGCCGGTGATCGACGTCACCCGCCGCTCGATCGAGGAGACCGCCGCCGCGATCATCCAATTGTGCAATGAGCGCGCGATGGAGGAAAGAAGCGCGTGACGCTGATCCTCGCCTCGCAGAGTGCATCGCGCCGGGCGATGCTGGACGCCGCCGGCATCCCTTATGAGGCCGTGGCGGCGCAGGTGGACGAGCAGACCGCGAAAGAATCGCTGATCGCGAGCGGCATTTCGCCGCGCGATCTTGCCGATGCGCTCGCGGAGCTCAAGGCGCTCAAGGTCGCGCGACTAGCGCCGGCGGCGCTTGTGCTTGGCGGCGATTCGGTGGTGGCGCTCGATGACGGGACCTTGCTCGACAAGCCGGTCAGCCGCGAAAACGCCGCCGAGCACCTGCGGATGATGTCGGGCCGGCACCATGACCTATTCAGCGCCGCGGTGATCGCCGAAGGGCCGCGCGCGGTGTGGCGGCATGTCGATCGCGCGCGGATGCATGTGCGCACGCTGTCGGAGGCGTTCATCCAGTCCTATCTCGACCAGGAATGGCCCACGATCGGCGGCTGCGTCGGCTGCTATCGGATGGAGGGGCCCGGGGTGCAGCTTTTCAGCCGCGTCGAGGGTAGCCATTTCACCATCCTGGGGATGCCGATGCTGCCCTTGCTCGATTATCTGCGCGTACGGGGAGTGTTGACGTCATGAAACCCTATGCCGAGGTGATCGGCGATCCGATCGCGCACAGCAAGTCGCCGGCGATCCACGGCTTTTGGCTGGACGCATTGGGCATCGACGCCGAGTATCGCGCGATGCGGGTATCGCCCGACGGCCTGGCCGCCTATTTCGATTCGTGCCGCGCCGATCCCGAATGGCGTGGCTGCAACATCACCATCCCGCACAAGCAGGCCGCGCTCGACCTTGTCGAGGATCGCGGTGGCGTCCGCCAGTCGATCGGGGCGGTCAACACCGTGATCCGGGCCGAAGACGGCGCGCTGATCGGCACCAACACCGATGCCGGCGGCTTTTATTCGCCGATCGCCGGGCTCGATCTGGAAGGACGGCATGCGGTGGTGATCGGCGCGGGGGGCGCCGCCCGCGCAATCCTGTTCGCGCTGTCGAAGGTCGGCATCGGGCGCGTGACGATTCTCAATCGCAACGTGCTCAAGGCCGCGGCGCTGCTGAGCAGCTTCGGGATGAAGGGCGATGCGATGCCGCTGGGGTCGCCGTTGCCGGCCGCGGACCTGCTGGTCAATGCCAGTGTGCTGGGGATGGACGGGCAGCCGTCGCTGGACCTCGACCTTTCGCCGCTGCCCGAAGATGCGGTGGTGTACGACGTGGTCTATGCGCCGCTCGAGACCCGATTGCTCGCGCAGGCGAGGGCGCGAGAGCTCGACATCGTCGATGGGCTCGAGATGCTGATAGGCCAGGCCGCGCTTGCCTTCGAGCTTTTCTTCGGCGTCGAACCGCCGCGCGATCGCGACGAGGAATTGCGCGCTTTGTTGGTAAAATGATCGTCCTGGGCCTCACCGGCTCGATCGGCATGGGCAAGTCGACCGTGGCCCGGATGTTCGCCGACGAAGGTGTGCCGGTGTTCGATGCCGATGCCGAGGTCCACCGCCTGCAAGGACCTGGGGGCGCGCTGGTCGCGGCGATCGAGGCGGCCTTCCCCGATACCACCGGCGCGCGCGGCGTCGATCGCACGATGCTGGGCGAGGCCGTGTTCGGCAATCCGGAGGCGTTTGCCCGGCTCGAAGCGTTGGTCCACCCGGCCGTGGCCGAGGCCCGCGCAGCGTTTCTGGAGCGCAATGCCACCGAACCGCTCGTCCTGCTCGACATACCTTTATTGTTCGAAGCAGGCGGCTGGGAGTCGGTGGACAAGATCGCCGTGGTTTCCGCCGCGCCGGAGGTTCAGCGCGCGCGCGTCCTCACCAGGCCGGGGATGACCGTCGAACGATTCGAGTCGATCCTCGCGCGGCAGATGCCCGATGCCGAGAAGCGCGCCCGCGCGGATTTCGTGATTCACACCGACACCAGCCTCGACGCCACTCGCCAACAGGTTCGTGCGCTGGTCGCTTGCATGGCCGGGCGTGCGGGAGGATAAGGTCGCCATGCGCGAAATCGTGTTCGATACCGAAACCACGGGGCTCAGCTTCCCGGGCGGAGACCGCATTGTCGAGATCGGCTGCGTCGAGCTGCACAACCGGGTGATGACCGGCCGCACATTCCATGCCTATGTGAACCCGCAACGGCCCGTGCCGATCGAGGCATTCAACGTCCACGGCCTCTCGGATCGCTTTCTCTCGGACAAGCCGCTGTTCCACGACATCGTCGAGGATCTGCTCGAATTTCTGGGCGATTGCCCGCTCGTCGCGCATAATGCGGGCTTCGATTTCAGCTTCCTCAATGGCGAGCTTGCCCGCTGCGGGCGCCCGCACTGCGGACCCGATCGGATGGTCGATACGCTCACCATCGCGCGCAGCCGCCATCCCGGCGCCAAGCACAGCCTCGATGCGCTTTGTTCGCGCTACGGGATCGATCTCAGCGCGCGCCAGTTGCACGGCGCCCTGCTCGATGCGCAGCTGCTGGCGCAGGTCTATGTGGAGCTCACCGGCGGTCGCCAGATCACGCTCGGCCTTGCGGTCGATGCGCCGATCATGCGCGAGACCCCGGCCGAGGCGCCGACCCGTGTCCATGTCAGGCCGGCACGCAATTTTGCGCCCTCGGCGGCGGAACTTGCGCGCCACGCAGCCTTTGTCATGGGGTTGGAGGAGCCGCTCTGGGCTTCGGCCGCATCCGGGTGATCGGATGCGACGTCGTACCGGGGGCCCTCGTTTTTGAGTGATGGAAGGAACGCCCATGGATATCCGAGTCTCTGGCCACCAGGTCGACACCGGCGCCGCGCTGAAGGCGCAAGTCAACGAACGGCTCCAGGGGATCGCAGACAAATATTTCGCCCGCGCCCTCTCGTCGCACGCGACCTTCGGCAAGGGACCGCATGACAACGGCTTCACCTGCGACATTATCATGCATGTGATGCAGGGGCTGGTGCTCAAGGCATCGAACAACGGCCAGGAAGCCAATGGCGCTTTCGACGGCGCCGCGGATCGGATCGACAAGCAGCTGCGCCGCTACACGCGCCGGCTGAAGGATCGCCAGAACGGTGCGGTCAACGCACTGGCCGAGGAAGGCGCCTATGACGCCGGCTACACGCTTTTCCAGGAGCCCGCAGCCGAGCAGGAGGAAGTCGAGGACGCACCCCTGATCATCGCCGAGACGCGTGTCGATGTGCCGGAGGCGACGGTTTCGGACGCGGTGATGATGCTCGATCTGCGCAACACCAACGCGCTGCTGTTCCGCAATAGCGGCACGGGCACCTACAACATGGTCTATCGCCGCGGCGACGGGACGATCGGGTGGGTTGAGCCGAACCGCACGGAGGCCTAAAGCCGCGCGCAAGCGGGCATCGGCCCGCATTTGGGATCGAGATGACTGAAGTCGGCGATTTGCTGGTGCCCGAGGCTGTGCTTGCCGGGTTGGGCGCCGCAAACAAGAAGACCCTGTTCCAGCAGCTCGGCGGGGCCGCGCACAAGGCCTATGGGCTCGATGCGCGGCAAGTCGCCGAGCGGCTGGCCGCGCGCGAGAAACTGGGCTCCACCGGCTTTGGCGGCGGCATCGCGATCCCGCACGGCAAGCTCGACGGGCTGAAACGAGTCGTGGGCCTGTTCGTGCGACTTTCCAATCCGGTCGACTTCAAGGCGATCGACGATCTGCCCGTGGATCTCGTGTTCATGCTGCTCTCGCCCGCCGGGGCGGGGGCTGAGCATCTCAAGGCGCTGGCCGCGGTGTCGCGCAAGCTGCGCGATCGCAATTTCGCGGCGAAGCTGCGCGGTGCGGGTTCGCCCGATGCGCTATTTGCCTTGCTTGCCGGCGTGGAGACGCGTGACGCCGCCTGAACTCGCGCGCGCGCGCGTCGGGGCCGATGCGCATTTCCGCGCGCTCGAGGCGCTGTACGCCGCCGCGCCGATCAATCGCCTGTTCGATTCGGTGCTCGAAATTCCCGAAAGCGGCGTGGCGCGGATCCGCTTCACGATCGACTCGCGCTATTTCCACGCCGCCGGCGCAGCGCACGGCACGAGCTATTTCAAGATGCTCGACGATGCCGCCTTCTACGCTGCGAACAGCTTGGTGACGGACCGGTTCCTGCTGACCACGGCGTTCAACCTGCTCTTCACCAAGCCGCTCGTCGAGGGGCCGGTGGTCGCCGAGGGGCGGTGGGTCAGCGGCCAGCGTCGGGTGTTCGTCGCCGAGGCGCGGCTGATCGATGCCAGCGGCGAGGAAGCGGCACGGGGGACGGGCACCTTCATGCGCTCGCGTATTCCGCTCGCAACGCTCCCCGGCTATCGGGCCGAGTGATGGCACGGCTGACCAGCGCGGTGCAGGTCAGTGCACTGGTCCGCCGCGTGCATCAGGAGGGCGGCTCGGCGATGGTGCTGGCCAGGGGCGAGTCGACCGCGGGTGGCATCCTCCTGATTCTTTACGAAAAGGGCGGAGATCCGCGCTTTTTCGAGCGGGGCGCCGGCCCTGAAGGCCTTCCCGCGCTGCTGCCCTCAGGCCCGGCGGTGTTGGCGGATGAATCCGAAGTGACCGCATATTGGCAGCGTCGCCGCTTCCGCGACCCCGACCTGTGGGTCGTGGAGTTGGATGTCGCAGAGGCAGAACGGTTCGCCGCTGAAACGATCGGCGGCGGTTGACATGTTGCGACTGCGAAGAGAAAGGCGATCTATCCAAATTCGCGTTGTGCCGATCGAAGTCAGAGTTCGGGCGGTTACGCAGTCGGGGGGATGTCCGGCGGTCCATATTATCAGGGCCGGCCGCACGCCAACCGCATAGTAATGAAGACGAATGAAGTTCTTGCCACGCGCCGCGAGTTTCGCGGCTGTGACCTTTTGCGCAGGCGCGCTTGCCAACGCCGCCACGCTAGACGTTGGGCCTTACCCGCAGGACCAGCAGGTCAAGGCTACAAACATCTCGGAACAGCA encodes:
- the hpf gene encoding ribosome hibernation-promoting factor, HPF/YfiA family, producing MDIRVSGHQVDTGAALKAQVNERLQGIADKYFARALSSHATFGKGPHDNGFTCDIIMHVMQGLVLKASNNGQEANGAFDGAADRIDKQLRRYTRRLKDRQNGAVNALAEEGAYDAGYTLFQEPAAEQEEVEDAPLIIAETRVDVPEATVSDAVMMLDLRNTNALLFRNSGTGTYNMVYRRGDGTIGWVEPNRTEA
- the aroE gene encoding shikimate dehydrogenase, with amino-acid sequence MKPYAEVIGDPIAHSKSPAIHGFWLDALGIDAEYRAMRVSPDGLAAYFDSCRADPEWRGCNITIPHKQAALDLVEDRGGVRQSIGAVNTVIRAEDGALIGTNTDAGGFYSPIAGLDLEGRHAVVIGAGGAARAILFALSKVGIGRVTILNRNVLKAAALLSSFGMKGDAMPLGSPLPAADLLVNASVLGMDGQPSLDLDLSPLPEDAVVYDVVYAPLETRLLAQARARELDIVDGLEMLIGQAALAFELFFGVEPPRDRDEELRALLVK
- the coaE gene encoding dephospho-CoA kinase (Dephospho-CoA kinase (CoaE) performs the final step in coenzyme A biosynthesis.), with amino-acid sequence MIVLGLTGSIGMGKSTVARMFADEGVPVFDADAEVHRLQGPGGALVAAIEAAFPDTTGARGVDRTMLGEAVFGNPEAFARLEALVHPAVAEARAAFLERNATEPLVLLDIPLLFEAGGWESVDKIAVVSAAPEVQRARVLTRPGMTVERFESILARQMPDAEKRARADFVIHTDTSLDATRQQVRALVACMAGRAGG
- a CDS encoding Maf family protein; this translates as MLDAAGIPYEAVAAQVDEQTAKESLIASGISPRDLADALAELKALKVARLAPAALVLGGDSVVALDDGTLLDKPVSRENAAEHLRMMSGRHHDLFSAAVIAEGPRAVWRHVDRARMHVRTLSEAFIQSYLDQEWPTIGGCVGCYRMEGPGVQLFSRVEGSHFTILGMPMLPLLDYLRVRGVLTS
- a CDS encoding PaaI family thioesterase, with product MTPPELARARVGADAHFRALEALYAAAPINRLFDSVLEIPESGVARIRFTIDSRYFHAAGAAHGTSYFKMLDDAAFYAANSLVTDRFLLTTAFNLLFTKPLVEGPVVAEGRWVSGQRRVFVAEARLIDASGEEAARGTGTFMRSRIPLATLPGYRAE
- a CDS encoding PTS sugar transporter subunit IIA → MTEVGDLLVPEAVLAGLGAANKKTLFQQLGGAAHKAYGLDARQVAERLAAREKLGSTGFGGGIAIPHGKLDGLKRVVGLFVRLSNPVDFKAIDDLPVDLVFMLLSPAGAGAEHLKALAAVSRKLRDRNFAAKLRGAGSPDALFALLAGVETRDAA
- a CDS encoding DUF1491 family protein — translated: MMARLTSAVQVSALVRRVHQEGGSAMVLARGESTAGGILLILYEKGGDPRFFERGAGPEGLPALLPSGPAVLADESEVTAYWQRRRFRDPDLWVVELDVAEAERFAAETIGGG
- the dnaQ gene encoding DNA polymerase III subunit epsilon; this translates as MREIVFDTETTGLSFPGGDRIVEIGCVELHNRVMTGRTFHAYVNPQRPVPIEAFNVHGLSDRFLSDKPLFHDIVEDLLEFLGDCPLVAHNAGFDFSFLNGELARCGRPHCGPDRMVDTLTIARSRHPGAKHSLDALCSRYGIDLSARQLHGALLDAQLLAQVYVELTGGRQITLGLAVDAPIMRETPAEAPTRVHVRPARNFAPSAAELARHAAFVMGLEEPLWASAASG